The genomic interval GCGGCACACGCGCCGCATCCGGCACTCAGGGCGGCGGCCCGGGGCGCGCTGGCCCGTCTCGCGTCGAGGGGGCATGGCGCGACGCTGTTGCGGCTAGAAGGCATCGTAGCGTCGGTGGCGCACCGCGCGACGGCGCTCGCAGCGGACCTTGCGTCATTCGGAATGGCCGAACTCATCGAGGATGCGGAGTCGGCCGCGCTGTGGCGCGATATTCGCGACGTCACGCCGTTCGCGGCCGACGGCGCACTTGGCGCGTGGCCAGTTTGGCGGATCGTTTGTCCGCCTGCGTCCGGCGGCGCCTTCGGGCAGGCGCTGGCGCGCGAGACCGGCGGCGAGGTGATCTACGACTGGGGCGGCGGGTTGCTCTGGGCGGCGCTGCCGCCCTCAGTCGATGCCCACGCCGTGCTGCTGCGCCAGCGGCTCGCCGCGATCGGCGGCCACGCAACCTTGCTGCGGGCCGACGAGGGAACGCGGCGAACGGTCGATGTGTTTCATCAGCAGGAGAAGGGCGTCGCCGCGCTGGCCGAGCGGGTGCGGCTGAGCTTCGATCCGAAAAGCATTCTCAATCGCGGCAGGCTGACCCGGACGTCGATCTCATGAAAACCGAATTCACGCCCGCTCAACTGGCCGATCCGGATATCGTCGAAGCCGACAAGATCCTCCGCAAATGCGTGCATTGCGGGTTCTGCACCGCGACGTGTCCGACCTATGTGCTGCTCGGCGACGAACTCGACAGCCCGCGCGGCCGGATTTATCTGATCAAGCAGATGCTCGAAAAGAACGAGCCGCCGACGGCCGAGGTCGTGAAACACATCGACCGCTGCCTGTCGTGTCTCGCCTGCATGACCACCTGTCCCTCCGGCGTCAACTACATGCATCTGGTCGATCAGGCGCGGGTCAAGATCGAGAAGGAGTATGCGCGGCCGCTGCCCGAGCGGCTGCTTCGGGCTGTTCTCGCCTATGTGCTGCCGCGGCCGAGAGTCTTTCGGGCCAGCATGATTCTGGCGCGGCTTGGCCGGCCCCTCGCGGCGCTGCTGCCGGGCTCAAAGCCGGGTGCGACGACGCCGACCTTCTTGCGCAGGATCAAGGCGATGCTGGCGCTCGCGCCGGCGTCGCTGCCGGCTCCCGGAGCGCGCGCCGGCAGCGTGTTTCCGGCGCAGGGTGCGAGGCGCGGCCGCGTCGCGCTGCTGCAGGGCTGCGCCCAGCAGGTGCTGGCGCCACGCATCAACCGGGCTGCGATCAGCCTGCTGACACGTCACGGCGTCGAGGTGGTGCTGGTGGCGGACGAGCAGTGTTGCGGCGCGCTGACGCATCACCTGGGCGACGACCGGGATGCACTGGCGCGTGCGCGGGCCAATATCACGGCCTGGCTCACTGAGGCGGAGCGCGGCGGCCTCGACGCCATCGTGGTGACGACGTCGGGCTGCGGTACCGTCATCAAGGATTACGGTTACCTGTTGCGGGAGGACCGCGACTATGCCGGGCCGGCCGCGAAGGTCTCGGGCCTGGCCAAGGACATCACCGAGTATGTCGCGAGTCTCGATCTGCCGCCGCCGCGGAGCCGCAGCGATCTCGTCATTGCCTATCACTCCGCCTGTTCGCTTCAGCATGGCCAGAAAATCACGCAGCTTCCGAAAGATTTGCTTTCCAAGAATGGATTCGTGGTGAAAGATATACCCGAGAGTCATTTGTGTTGCGGTTCGGCGGGGACATACAACATTCTCCAGCCTGACATTGCGAACAGACTGCGCGACCGGAAGGTCGCCAATATCGCAAGCGTCAAGCCGGACATGATCGCCGCCGGCAATATCGGGTGCATGATTCAGATTGCCGGTGGAACGTCGGTCCCTGTTGTTCACACGATTGAACTTCTCGATTGGGCGACGGGCGGCCCCCGGCCAGGACTGAATTGATCGGCGGCAACAGGAGGACCACGATGGCTAAGAAATCCAAGAAGGCGAAGAGCGTTAAGGCCAAGAAAAGCAAGAAGAAGGCCGTAGCGGCGAACAAGAGATCGGCGAAGAAATCCGCGAAGAAAGCGACGAAGAAATCCGCGAAGAAGTCGGTGAAGGCGGCTTCGAGAAAGAAGACGGCGAAGAAGAAATCGGCGAAGAAACCCGCCAAAAAATCCGCAAAGAAGTCTTCGAAAAAATCCGCCAAGAAGTCTGCCAAGAAGTCTGTCAAGAAATCAGCCAAGAAATCAGCCAAGAAATCAGCCAAGAAATCAGCCAAGAAATCAGCCAAGAAATCAGCCAGGAAATCCCTTGGGACATCCGCAGGGAAGCCGGCGACCAAACGCAGGACTTCGGCGAAAAAGACCGCCGCCAAACGTGCCGCGCGAAAGCCTTTAGCCACCGCTATACCGGCCACGAGTTGGGCCATGCCCGAGCCAGCGGCTCCGGCCTTTGGCCATACGGACGAAGGCCATGGGTCGGGCTCGGGAGGTGACGGCAACTAGAGCTATTCCGGCTTTGATGGAATTAAAGCCTGGCTCCAGCTTTTTGTTTTGACGCGTTTTCTTTACGCGAACCGGTATCCATCCTCGGGTCAAGCCCGAGGACATGCTTCGCTTGAAAACGCTATAAAGCAGGATGAGGTTGGGTTGAGAGCTTCAGGCGACGATCGCGCGCCGTCTCCATCCAATACATGAGCCCCGGGTCGCAGCGTCTCCGCTGCGGCCCTTTTCATTGAAACAGTCCGGTCATTGAAATCAGTCCGATAGCCATCGGACCGACCGTCGCCGGCGACGCGATGTTCTGCGCAAGCGTCAGGCGCGGACGTCGATCGAGTGTCGGGCCGCTCAGATCTTGTGATTGATGTTCTGCAACACTGGCGAACAACGTGTTGCAAACGGGCCGAAACGCCCAAAAAGGCAGCAAATGCTTGCTATTTCGGCTTTCCGGTTTTTGCCGCGGACCTCAGTATGGTTAACGAAAAAAGAATCATTTGCGGTCAAATCACTTGCGGCCAGGTGTCGCTCGCCTTCGCGGCCTTCGGGACTTGCGCGGCTTTTCGGCGGATGGGGGTTTGTCATGAAGAAAATGGTCCTGGCGGCAACGGCGCTGGCGATGACGGCAGGTTCGGCGCTGGCGGCGGATATGGCGGTGAAGGCCTACAGCGCGCCGCCCCCGGTCGCGTTCGATCCTTGGGACATCGCCTTCGGCGCCGGCGTCATGAGCGACTACGTGTTTCGCGGCGTGACGCAGTCGAACCACAGGCCGTCAGTGACCGCTTACTTCGAGCCCCGCTACAACGTCACCAAGGACCTGCAGCTTTACGTCGGCTCGTCGGTCGAGAGCATCTCCTTCGCCAACCGTGCGGCGGCCGAGGTCGACATCTACGGCGGTATCCGTCCGACTTTCGGCGCCTTTGCCTTCGACTTCGGCGTCTGGGGCTACCTGTATCCGGGCGGCACCTGCGTTGATACCGCGGCCGCCGGTCTCGGCGCGCTCTGTCCGGGCGATACCGGTGCAATCGCTCTGTTCAACGGCAACGTCATGAAGAGGGACGTGAGCTTCTTCGAAGGCTTCGCCAAGGTGAATTACACGATCAACGACAACTGGGCGGTCGGCCTGAACGAGTACTATTCCCCGAATTTCCTGAACACCGGCGCCTGGGGCAATTACTCATCGATCGTCGCGAAGTATACCGCGCCTGCCAACACGTTCGGCAGCAGCGGCATCGGCATGTACGTGTCGGGTGAGTTCGGCCGTCAGTGGCTCGGAACGTCGGACTCGTTCTACGGCACCGGTGTCGCCGCGGCCGGCTTCGCAGGTCCGTTTCCGAACGGCATCAAGTATGCCGATTACAACACCTGGAATATCGGCGTCGGCCTCACCTACAAGGTGTTCACGCTCGACTTGCGCTACTCCGACTCTGATCTGTCCAAGGGGGACTGTAACGCCTTCACGTCGGATTTCAGGGCTCCGCTCAACGGCAGCTTCACCAGCATCAACCCGAGCGGCGCCGGCTCCACCTGGTGCGGCGCGACCTTCATCGCCAAGCTGTCGGCTGACCTGACGGCGATGACCAGCCTGAAATAATACTCCTTCAACTTCAATGGCGGGGCAGGGCAACCTGCCGCCCTTTTTGGTTTGTTGTCAGGTGGCGTTCGCAGGCTCCGTCACGCCATGAATCGCGAACCGGTCGCCGGCCGGTTCCAGAACGACCTTATCCTGATGGAAGGCCTCCAGCGTATTGCGATGGCTGATCGAGACGATGGTCGTTGCGGGCAGTTTCTCCGCGATCAGGCGGTAGAGAGCGTTTTCGGACGGCTCGTCGAGGGAGGTGGTGGCTTCGTCCAGAAACAGATAATCGGGGCGATGCAGCAGCGCGCGCGCCACGCCGAGACGCTGCTGTTCGCCGGGCGACAGCATCCTGTCCCAGTGCGCCTCCTCGTCGAGCCGCGATGCCAGCGCCGGGAGTCCGACCGCCGTCACCGTTGCGGCGATCTCCTGGGCATCGTATGCGCCGGCCTCGGCTGGATAGGCGATCGCGGCCTGGAGCGATCCGATCGGGAAATAAGGCTGCTGCGGCATGATCATCATCGTCGCATGAGCCGGAATCGCGACGGAGCCCGCGCCAAACGGCCAGATGCCGCCGATGGTACGGAACAGGGTGGACTTGCCCGATCCGGAGGGGCCTACGACCAGCGTACGCACCTTGTTGCGGAAGCGGAATCCGTTGGCCGAGACCAGCGGCTTGCCGTTCGGCAATCGCACCAGCAGTTCGTCGAGCGTGATATCGGAATCGGCCGGCGAGATTTTCACGGTGTCGGCTTGCGCGCCGAGTGCCTTGGCCTTCGCGATCGCCTTCTCGAATCCGTCGAGCCGCGTCACGATCGACCGCCATTCGGCGAGTTGCCGGTACGCGCTGACGAAGAACGATAGCGCACCCTGCACGCTGAGGAATGCCGATGCGGCCTGCATCACGCCGCCAAGTTTGGTCTTGTTGGCGAAGTAGGCCGGCGCGACCAGAATATAGGGGATGATCTGGGTGGCTTGCCCATAGCTGGCGGTGAAGGCGGTGATCTTCTTGGTGCGCTTCATGATGCCGATCCAGTTCTCGACGATCAGCTGGAACTTGTCCATCAGCCGCGTGCGCTCGGCCTCTTCGCCGCGGAGCAGCGCGATCTGCTCGGAGTTTTCCCGGACCCGGACCAGGTTGAAACGAAAATCGGCTTCGTATTGCTGCTGCCGGTAGTCGAGACCGATCAACGGCCTTCCGATCAGGTGGGTCAGTACTGTGCCGATGATGGCATAGATCAATGCTCCCCATACCAGATAACCGGGGATGTTGTACTGATGGCCGAACACGTGCAGCGGGGCGGCGGCGGAGAGGCCCCAGAGGATCACGATGAATGACACCAGCGTCACGACGGAATTCAGAAGGCCGAGACCGAGAGTAAGAGTTTGCTCGACGAACATCCTGATGTCCTCGGTGATGCGCTGGTCCGGGTTGTCGGCGACGTCGCCCTGGAGCTGCATCCGGTAGTGATTGGCGTGGCTGAGCCAGTCGCCGAGATAGCGCTTTGTCGTCCAGTTGCGCCAGCGGATTTGCAGCCACTGGTTCAGGTAAAGCTGATAGACCGCGATCACGATGTAAATGGTGACTACTACACAGAAGTAGATCGTCTCCGAGGCGAAGGCGCTCCAGTTGTAGGCCTGGAAAGCATTGAAGAACCGGTTGCGCCACTCGTTCAGCAGCACATCCACGCCGACGGTGCCGAGCTCGATTGCGATGACGATGACGAGCAGGCCGAGCCCAGCCCATTTGTCTTCCGAGCGGAAATAGGGCGAGGCGATTCGCCAGACGGTTTTCAGCGTCGCACCGAGGTTTTTCACTGTTCGATGTCTCCGGAAAGCATCGTAAAAATCGCTCGAAGGGATGGAAGGTAGCGGCAACCAATAAAGCCAAGACCGCAGCTATTCAGACTGGTAGCATGACCATTGCGCGACGGCGCGTGGGCCTCTCCGGTTCGCGAGGATGTGCGGCCGTATATATCCGGTCACAAGGATTACGGCGCGCCTTCGCAGGATCAATGTGTTCTTTATGAATGTTTGGACAGGTCCGACCGATTTCGGCCACAAAAGCGGACTTCACGTCACGGAATCTGCGCTGTAGAACGGCGCGGGTCAGATCGTCGTGATCGTCATTCAACGAGGGCAGATGGCTACAAGGTTTGGGTTCTGGTTCGGTGCCGTCGCGGTCGTGGTCGTCGTCGAGGGCATCGGTGGATTGCCGGCGTCGGCGCAGGATGGATTTCCGTTCGGCCTTGAAATGACGCTGGATGCGCCGCCGCAGCCCGGCTCGAAGCGGGTGCCGTCGCTGGAAATCGGCGACAGCGGCGAGGCCAAGCTCGAGTTGTGGTGCAAGGGCGGCAAGGGCCAGTTCTCGGTGGCCGGCAACACCGTCATCTTCGCGGCCGGTCCGCTGGAGGACCGCTCCTGTCCGCCGGAGAAGGCGCAGGCCGATGACGATCTGGTTGCGGCGCTCTCTGCTGCGACCACCTGGGAACGGCAGGGCGACGCGGTCTCGTTCGCCGGTCCGACCACGCTGCGGTTTCATCTCAATACAAACTAAAGCGGGTCCCGCGCGCGCGGATCGCCATCCTGTGCCGCGGAGAGTCGGGCCGCTGTTATTTCCAGGCCGATTTGTCGGCGTCCCAGCGCTGGGCCTTGAACTGCTTCGCCAGCGCATCCACCGAACCACTGTCGTCGGTCTCGACGTCCTCGTTGTCGCCCGCGGACGTGTCGTCGGCCAGGTCGAGCCTCGGCCCCTCGGTTTCGTCCGCCGTGGTCGTCGACGGGACGCCGACCCAGAGCATGATGTGATCGGACCCGCCGGGCTTGTCGGGGCCGGGCAACGCGGTCACCTCGATGGTGTCGGTAAGCTTGAGCGCCGGAACCACCTCGCTCGGACGCTTGAAGGTCAGCGTCAGCTTGCCGGTGTCGTCACTCCATTTTGCTGACACCGGCTTTGCGTCCAGGGCTTTTTCCAGCACGCCGGAGATGGCGGTCGCGAGTTTGTCACGATTGAGCTTGCCGTTGTTGCGCCATTCCGCGGCCGGAAACCGGATGGTGCGCTCCATGTCGAATAGGCCGGCGCTCCAGCCGGCGGCGATCACGCCGGGCGATGCCTTCAACCGGGCGATGAGGGCGGATGCGCGCTCCGGATCGACGTTGATGTCGATGACCTGCGCGCCGGCCCGCAGCGCCTCGCAGGTCACCTCAAGGCTGTTCAGCGCCACCTCGACATGCTGTCCTCTCAATCCCTTGAGCAAATCGACAGCGGCGTCGAGTTTCACTTTCACCGCGATGGCTTCGGGAGACACCTCGGTGAAATCCTTCGGTGTTGCGACGACGCCGTCATCGGTTGTCCGGGTGTCGTTGAACTCAGCCTCGCTGAGATCGGAATTGTCCGTCGAGGTCACCTCGGTGACGGTCTTGCCGATGCTGACCCGGCCGTCGAACTCGAACGTATCGCCGGTGGGCTTGCGGGTGAGGTTGACCTCGACCGGAAGCTTGTCGCCGATGCTTTGGGTCGTGCCGGTCATGGTCGAGCCGTTCACCGCGAGGTTGACGACGAAGCGGTCCTTGCGATCGGAGCCTTTTTCCGCGGGGTAACACGCATCG from Nitrobacter sp. NHB1 carries:
- a CDS encoding TorF family putative porin, which encodes MKKMVLAATALAMTAGSALAADMAVKAYSAPPPVAFDPWDIAFGAGVMSDYVFRGVTQSNHRPSVTAYFEPRYNVTKDLQLYVGSSVESISFANRAAAEVDIYGGIRPTFGAFAFDFGVWGYLYPGGTCVDTAAAGLGALCPGDTGAIALFNGNVMKRDVSFFEGFAKVNYTINDNWAVGLNEYYSPNFLNTGAWGNYSSIVAKYTAPANTFGSSGIGMYVSGEFGRQWLGTSDSFYGTGVAAAGFAGPFPNGIKYADYNTWNIGVGLTYKVFTLDLRYSDSDLSKGDCNAFTSDFRAPLNGSFTSINPSGAGSTWCGATFIAKLSADLTAMTSLK
- the glcF gene encoding glycolate oxidase subunit GlcF; its protein translation is MKTEFTPAQLADPDIVEADKILRKCVHCGFCTATCPTYVLLGDELDSPRGRIYLIKQMLEKNEPPTAEVVKHIDRCLSCLACMTTCPSGVNYMHLVDQARVKIEKEYARPLPERLLRAVLAYVLPRPRVFRASMILARLGRPLAALLPGSKPGATTPTFLRRIKAMLALAPASLPAPGARAGSVFPAQGARRGRVALLQGCAQQVLAPRINRAAISLLTRHGVEVVLVADEQCCGALTHHLGDDRDALARARANITAWLTEAERGGLDAIVVTTSGCGTVIKDYGYLLREDRDYAGPAAKVSGLAKDITEYVASLDLPPPRSRSDLVIAYHSACSLQHGQKITQLPKDLLSKNGFVVKDIPESHLCCGSAGTYNILQPDIANRLRDRKVANIASVKPDMIAAGNIGCMIQIAGGTSVPVVHTIELLDWATGGPRPGLN
- a CDS encoding ABC transporter ATP-binding protein/permease; its protein translation is MKNLGATLKTVWRIASPYFRSEDKWAGLGLLVIVIAIELGTVGVDVLLNEWRNRFFNAFQAYNWSAFASETIYFCVVVTIYIVIAVYQLYLNQWLQIRWRNWTTKRYLGDWLSHANHYRMQLQGDVADNPDQRITEDIRMFVEQTLTLGLGLLNSVVTLVSFIVILWGLSAAAPLHVFGHQYNIPGYLVWGALIYAIIGTVLTHLIGRPLIGLDYRQQQYEADFRFNLVRVRENSEQIALLRGEEAERTRLMDKFQLIVENWIGIMKRTKKITAFTASYGQATQIIPYILVAPAYFANKTKLGGVMQAASAFLSVQGALSFFVSAYRQLAEWRSIVTRLDGFEKAIAKAKALGAQADTVKISPADSDITLDELLVRLPNGKPLVSANGFRFRNKVRTLVVGPSGSGKSTLFRTIGGIWPFGAGSVAIPAHATMMIMPQQPYFPIGSLQAAIAYPAEAGAYDAQEIAATVTAVGLPALASRLDEEAHWDRMLSPGEQQRLGVARALLHRPDYLFLDEATTSLDEPSENALYRLIAEKLPATTIVSISHRNTLEAFHQDKVVLEPAGDRFAIHGVTEPANAT
- a CDS encoding META domain-containing protein, translated to MATRFGFWFGAVAVVVVVEGIGGLPASAQDGFPFGLEMTLDAPPQPGSKRVPSLEIGDSGEAKLELWCKGGKGQFSVAGNTVIFAAGPLEDRSCPPEKAQADDDLVAALSAATTWERQGDAVSFAGPTTLRFHLNTN